A DNA window from Candidatus Taylorbacteria bacterium contains the following coding sequences:
- a CDS encoding GNAT family N-acetyltransferase — MKAHEAVSLLFSTHTYVKHDAWFPTLFGGDRLSCCDEAVVVMVEGCIAALATIAPEGEMTSGHPTIVGLYTVRAFRQQGYGKMVLEATVRRCMERGFTKVHIDVLTPKAMMTVNTLQLELRNVLEVVDQSACGCFLE; from the coding sequence ATGAAAGCTCACGAAGCAGTGAGTTTGTTGTTCTCAACACACACCTATGTAAAGCATGATGCCTGGTTTCCGACTCTTTTTGGAGGAGATAGGTTGTCATGTTGCGATGAGGCGGTTGTGGTAATGGTGGAAGGTTGCATTGCGGCACTCGCCACAATCGCCCCCGAAGGAGAGATGACTTCCGGTCATCCGACGATTGTTGGTTTGTATACGGTGAGAGCATTTCGCCAGCAAGGTTATGGCAAGATGGTTCTCGAAGCGACAGTTCGCCGCTGTATGGAACGTGGATTTACCAAAGTCCACATTGATGTTCTCACGCCAAAAGCGATGATGACAGTCAATACACTGCAACTTGAACTTAGGAATGTTCTGGAAGTGGTGGATCAGTCGGCGTGCGGCTGTTTTTTGGAATAA
- a CDS encoding type II toxin-antitoxin system antitoxin SocA domain-containing protein — translation MFNKYVDFISSLRKERGFSQLEIAGKLNISRSSYIAFEQGRRELTLAEASELGKIFDISLEEIKMGTLASPTVIIEKKRKSKKHTVMTDKIWERVSVPQEKAEKFKQALLYILSKIGGKPNIGQTVLYKILYFIDFDYYEKYEEQLIGARYIRNTHGPTPVAFSKIVFLLEKEGKLETVKSKFYKYEQTKYLVNPDEALNLSKLSGQEIAHIDWEINRFSDFTAKQISALSHKDTPWLIAKEKEQLDYEYVFYRPEETSVREYEPL, via the coding sequence ATGTTTAATAAATATGTTGATTTTATCAGTTCTCTAAGAAAAGAGCGGGGTTTTTCGCAACTTGAAATAGCTGGGAAACTTAATATTTCACGTTCCTCATACATCGCCTTTGAACAGGGACGACGTGAACTTACACTCGCTGAAGCTAGCGAGCTGGGGAAGATTTTCGACATCTCTCTTGAAGAAATAAAAATGGGGACGCTGGCTAGTCCCACAGTTATTATTGAAAAAAAGCGCAAATCTAAAAAACATACTGTTATGACAGATAAAATTTGGGAGCGCGTATCTGTGCCCCAAGAAAAGGCGGAGAAATTTAAGCAAGCGCTTCTCTACATACTTTCTAAAATTGGGGGCAAGCCGAATATCGGACAGACGGTATTATATAAGATTCTCTATTTCATCGACTTTGATTATTATGAAAAGTACGAGGAACAGTTAATCGGAGCTCGATATATACGAAATACCCATGGTCCGACACCTGTGGCGTTTTCAAAGATTGTTTTTCTTCTTGAGAAAGAGGGAAAGCTTGAGACAGTGAAAAGCAAATTTTATAAATATGAGCAGACTAAATACTTAGTCAATCCAGACGAAGCATTAAATCTATCAAAACTGTCCGGTCAAGAAATAGCCCACATCGATTGGGAAATTAATCGTTTTTCGGATTTTACTGCCAAGCAAATTTCGGCACTGTCGCACAAAGATACTCCGTGGCTTATTGCCAAGGAAAAAGAACAACTTGATTATGAGTACGTTTTTTACCGACCGGAAGAAACATCAGTACGAGAATATGAGCCACTTTAA
- a CDS encoding DUF2238 domain-containing protein has protein sequence MKRYKIFLVVVFVVFWIWAAILPTYRHDWLLENYLVFIFVPLIFILGKYFKLSNVSYTLITIFMVLHVVGSHYTYAEVPFGYTIEHWFGADRNMYDRLVHFSFGFLLAYPAREVFMRLSNAKGFWSYYFPLDLVGASSALYEIIEWLTARNVDPAAGLAFLGSQGDVWDAQKDMLMAIAGVSIAMLIIFIINSIYNKHHWQEFKDSFKIPKGDRPLGEEKLKEYLHS, from the coding sequence ATGAAACGATATAAAATATTTTTGGTTGTGGTTTTTGTCGTTTTTTGGATATGGGCGGCGATTCTACCCACATATCGGCATGATTGGCTTTTGGAAAATTATCTCGTGTTTATTTTTGTTCCCCTCATTTTTATTTTAGGTAAATATTTCAAGCTGTCGAACGTTTCATACACGCTTATCACCATTTTCATGGTGTTGCATGTGGTTGGTTCGCACTATACCTACGCCGAGGTGCCGTTTGGTTACACGATTGAGCACTGGTTTGGCGCGGATAGAAACATGTATGACCGCTTGGTGCATTTTAGTTTCGGTTTTCTTTTGGCGTACCCCGCGCGAGAAGTTTTTATGCGACTCTCAAACGCAAAAGGGTTTTGGTCATACTATTTTCCGCTCGACTTGGTGGGGGCGTCGTCGGCGCTTTATGAAATAATCGAGTGGCTCACGGCGCGCAATGTTGACCCCGCGGCGGGACTCGCATTTTTGGGAAGCCAGGGCGATGTTTGGGACGCGCAGAAAGATATGCTCATGGCCATTGCGGGGGTCTCCATTGCCATGCTCATTATTTTCATCATCAACTCAATTTACAATAAGCATCACTGGCAGGAATTTAAGGACAGCTTCAAAATTCCAAAAGGTGATCGCCCTCTTGGTGAAGAAAAATTGAAGGAGTATCTCCATTCTTGA
- a CDS encoding DUF4325 domain-containing protein — MLTKAKILEIARKKGKIFTRDIAKEFEVSRQYASILCTELVTERKLIKIGSTRNALYVLPEYAKNHKEILPARFKKTFTNVSLEEHTVLEEIEHAFVLLKKLPENVRSIFTYAFSEMVNNAIEHSGSKKISIELAIQDKILELIIDDSGIGVFRNIMQKRKLKSELEAIQDLLKGKTTTMPKSHSGEGIFFTSKVGEQFILDSFGRELIVDNKISDVFIKEAQKLKKGTRVIFTLNTESELHLNDIFRKYTNLGEESDYGFDKTEVRIKLYTIAGVHISRSQARRVLSGLEKFKIIVFDFDKVPLVGQAFADEVFRVFHHTHPKIELQEVHMNEGVRFMVERAKNEAKARS; from the coding sequence ATGTTAACAAAAGCTAAAATACTCGAAATTGCAAGGAAAAAGGGCAAAATATTCACTAGGGATATTGCTAAGGAATTTGAAGTTTCGAGGCAATATGCGAGCATTTTGTGTACCGAACTGGTAACTGAAAGGAAGCTCATAAAAATCGGCTCCACAAGAAATGCTTTGTACGTACTTCCTGAATATGCGAAAAATCATAAAGAAATTTTACCTGCACGTTTTAAGAAAACGTTTACCAATGTTTCACTCGAAGAGCACACTGTTCTCGAAGAAATAGAGCACGCTTTCGTGCTTCTTAAAAAACTTCCCGAAAATGTGAGAAGTATTTTCACCTATGCTTTTTCAGAAATGGTAAACAACGCAATAGAACATTCCGGGTCCAAGAAAATAAGCATTGAGCTTGCCATACAAGATAAAATTTTGGAGTTAATAATAGATGATTCCGGAATAGGAGTTTTCCGGAATATTATGCAGAAAAGAAAATTAAAATCAGAGCTGGAGGCAATCCAGGATTTGCTTAAGGGAAAAACAACCACTATGCCCAAATCTCATTCTGGGGAGGGGATTTTCTTCACTTCAAAAGTGGGTGAACAGTTTATATTAGACAGTTTCGGCCGAGAACTTATTGTAGACAATAAAATATCAGATGTTTTCATTAAGGAAGCTCAGAAACTTAAAAAAGGAACGAGAGTTATTTTCACACTTAATACTGAGTCAGAGCTACATCTTAACGATATTTTTAGGAAGTACACAAATTTGGGAGAGGAGAGCGACTACGGCTTTGATAAAACAGAAGTGCGCATAAAGCTCTATACGATTGCGGGTGTACATATTTCTCGTTCCCAAGCACGTCGAGTCCTATCAGGATTGGAAAAGTTTAAAATTATTGTTTTTGACTTTGACAAAGTGCCACTTGTCGGACAAGCCTTTGCTGACGAAGTTTTTAGAGTATTTCATCACACGCATCCCAAAATTGAACTCCAAGAAGTACATATGAACGAAGGAGTTAGGTTTATGGTTGAGAGAGCAAAAAATGAAGCTAAGGCCCGATCATAA
- a CDS encoding DUF4105 domain-containing protein: protein MRKIKKWLKRLILYLIVFAVVGVAFALAITHFTTKASNDREWNDDQKILAFAEINGNIVSIHNIRNFTYASTTSYTPHYYDKTFDISTLKKVWYVVEPFSGIPGSAHTFLSFEFEGDQFVSISVEIRKEKGESYDPVKGLFNQYELMYVIADERDVVKLRSNYRKDLVYVYPIKTTVEKARALFLDMMERTNALKDHPEFYNTITNTCTTNIVQHVDKITPNKVPLFNLRILLPANSDKLAYDLGLIDTKLSFEDARARYFINDRAEKYANDPDFSVKIRQAD, encoded by the coding sequence ATGAGAAAAATCAAAAAGTGGCTAAAGCGACTCATTCTCTACCTCATTGTCTTTGCAGTTGTTGGGGTGGCATTCGCACTCGCCATTACTCACTTCACGACGAAGGCGTCCAATGACAGAGAGTGGAACGACGACCAAAAAATTCTTGCCTTCGCTGAAATAAATGGGAATATTGTTTCCATCCACAACATACGCAATTTCACCTACGCCTCCACTACAAGCTACACGCCTCATTATTACGACAAAACATTTGACATCAGCACCCTAAAGAAAGTTTGGTACGTCGTCGAGCCGTTTTCCGGAATTCCCGGGTCGGCTCACACATTCTTGAGTTTCGAATTTGAGGGTGACCAGTTTGTTTCCATTTCTGTAGAAATCCGCAAAGAAAAAGGCGAATCATACGACCCAGTCAAAGGTCTCTTCAATCAGTACGAACTCATGTATGTCATCGCAGACGAGCGTGATGTCGTGAAGCTACGCTCAAATTACCGCAAGGATTTGGTCTACGTCTACCCCATTAAAACCACGGTGGAAAAAGCCCGCGCCTTATTTCTCGACATGATGGAGCGGACAAACGCGCTCAAAGACCACCCCGAATTTTACAATACCATCACCAACACCTGCACCACCAATATCGTGCAGCACGTCGATAAAATTACTCCGAACAAAGTGCCCCTTTTTAACCTTAGGATTCTGCTTCCGGCGAACTCCGACAAGCTCGCGTACGATCTCGGCCTCATCGACACCAAGCTTTCTTTCGAAGATGCGCGAGCGCGGTATTTTATAAACGACCGCGCGGAAAAATACGCGAACGACCCCGATTTTTCAGTGAAAATCAGACAGGCTGATTAA
- a CDS encoding helix-turn-helix domain-containing protein, producing MKDENAQLKITLRTFGLSEKETIVYVALLELGKGTVTQISRKAGINRTTGYDILDSLSNKLLVNVSGKEPKQEYAVEPPDAILRFLKDRLQDTEEQIKKAEELVPQLRRVEATQNRPKIKFYEGKEGLKHVYEDTLASEEPIRAYANVDDMHKGLANYFPEYYKRRAEKNIKIRAIVPKTPTGEERASHDEEEKREIAFVPADKYYFSPEINIYDNKIMIASWREKLGVIIESAEIADAMKKIYELAWAEAKRLDKDLRNK from the coding sequence ATGAAGGATGAAAACGCACAATTAAAAATTACCCTTCGAACATTCGGCTTGAGCGAAAAAGAAACCATCGTTTACGTTGCACTCCTTGAACTCGGTAAAGGCACCGTCACACAAATCTCTCGAAAAGCTGGAATAAACAGAACAACGGGCTACGACATTCTCGATTCCCTTTCAAATAAATTGTTAGTGAATGTTTCAGGGAAAGAGCCGAAGCAGGAATACGCAGTTGAGCCTCCAGATGCTATTTTGCGATTCCTGAAAGACCGGCTTCAGGATACCGAGGAACAAATCAAAAAGGCCGAAGAGCTTGTGCCACAACTTCGACGCGTGGAAGCAACTCAAAATCGGCCAAAAATAAAATTCTATGAAGGAAAAGAGGGACTCAAGCACGTGTACGAGGACACTTTGGCTTCTGAAGAGCCGATTCGCGCATATGCCAACGTAGACGACATGCACAAAGGACTCGCAAATTATTTTCCCGAGTACTACAAACGGCGTGCAGAAAAAAACATCAAAATTCGAGCAATTGTTCCAAAAACTCCGACAGGAGAGGAGCGTGCCTCACACGATGAGGAAGAAAAACGTGAAATCGCATTCGTTCCGGCTGACAAATACTATTTTTCCCCAGAGATAAACATCTACGACAATAAAATAATGATCGCCTCATGGCGCGAGAAGCTCGGCGTCATAATCGAAAGCGCCGAGATTGCCGACGCAATGAAAAAAATCTACGAACTCGCTTGGGCAGAAGCCAAAAGACTGGATAAAGATTTACGAAATAAGTAG